A window from Mya arenaria isolate MELC-2E11 chromosome 9, ASM2691426v1 encodes these proteins:
- the LOC128203444 gene encoding uncharacterized protein LOC128203444 isoform X2 — MRRNKKVKGHGMLWDPPGRSTAWRRGYPLPVEDRNYNDNELFCGGRIVQWNQNGGKCGVCGDNYADVIKDNESINGKYVINRSITGYYVRGQTIEVTVNLTANHKGWWEFKLCSLKNYDTAVTQDCLDEHILNFSDVGKTRFYLADNGFLESQSYKVKLDLPDDVTCDNCVLQWKYYTGNSWGCSIGPDGEVQCCTGCGSGQETFQNCADIQISGSNSQSTSGPTEKTTKSATLTALISGSTSWESTTIDSTYTTAPPQTSTPLTETITTSTSPTSAAPITTNSPTSTGGPSSTYDPTTQPSYNKICQAIGAHSSQPVINQWCATNCNATPSFCPPAMCLCGEAAATTMSPSVTPSITKGCQAIGSYASQAGMDQWCTDSCNATPSNCPTTICSCNAK; from the exons ATGAGGagaaacaaaa AGGTGAAGGGTCACGGTATGCTCTGGGATCCACCAGGGAGGTCCACAGCGTGGCGGCGCGGGTATCCACTTCCGGTTGAAGACCGGAACTACAACGATAATGAACTCTTTTGCGGTGGCAGAATC GTTCAATGGAATCAAAATGGCGGGAAATGTGGTGTGTGTGGTGACAACTACGCTGATGTCATCAAGGATAACGAAAGCATAAACGGAAAATACGTCATAAACCGGAGCATAACCGGATATTACGTCAGAGGTCAGACGATTGAGGTCACTGTTAATCTGACAGCCAATCACAAGGGATGGTGGGAGTTTAA ATTATGTTCCCTCAAGAACTACGACACTGCTGTTACTCAAGATTGCTTGGACGAGCACATTCTCAACTTCTCCGATGTAGGGAAGACTCGTTTCTACCTGGCAGATAATGGATTCTTAGAATCGCAGAGTTACAAGGTGAAACTTGACCTGCCTGATGACGTCACGTGTGATAACTGTGTACTTCAGTGGAAATACTACACGG GCAACAGTTGGGGATGCAGCATTGGCCCTGATGGTGAAGTGCAGTGTTGTACTGGATGCGGAAGCGGACAGGAGACTTTCCAAAACTGCGCTGACATACAAATTTCCGGTTCCAATTCTCAGAGTACATCCGGTCCGACAGAGAAGACCACCAAGTCAGCCACATTGACGGCTCTTATCTCTGGATCCACCTCATGGGAATCAACAACTATTGACAGTACATATACAACGGCACCACCCCAAACTTCAACACCACTGACTGAGACTATAACAACATCAACATCGCCAACGTCGGCAGCTCCAATTACTACTAATTCACCAACATCAACAGGCGGTCCTTCATCAACATATGATCCAACAACCCAACCAAGCTACAATAAAATCTGTCAAGCTATTGGCGCTCATTCATCTCAGCCAGTAATTAACCAATGGTGCGCCACCAACTGCAACGCAACGCCATCTTTCTGCCCGCCCGCCATGTGCTTATGTGGAGAAGCTGCAGCTACAACAATGTCCCCGTCAGTTACACCAAGTATAACAAAGGGGTGCCAAGCAATTGGCTCTTACGCCTCCCAGGCCGGCATGGACCAATGGTGCACAGACAGCTGCAACGCCACGCCATCCAACTGTCCAACCACCATATGCTCATGCAATGCAAAATGA
- the LOC128203444 gene encoding uncharacterized protein LOC128203444 isoform X1 yields MGRFSSNVCLVVTILTIRSISEVKGHGMLWDPPGRSTAWRRGYPLPVEDRNYNDNELFCGGRIVQWNQNGGKCGVCGDNYADVIKDNESINGKYVINRSITGYYVRGQTIEVTVNLTANHKGWWEFKLCSLKNYDTAVTQDCLDEHILNFSDVGKTRFYLADNGFLESQSYKVKLDLPDDVTCDNCVLQWKYYTGNSWGCSIGPDGEVQCCTGCGSGQETFQNCADIQISGSNSQSTSGPTEKTTKSATLTALISGSTSWESTTIDSTYTTAPPQTSTPLTETITTSTSPTSAAPITTNSPTSTGGPSSTYDPTTQPSYNKICQAIGAHSSQPVINQWCATNCNATPSFCPPAMCLCGEAAATTMSPSVTPSITKGCQAIGSYASQAGMDQWCTDSCNATPSNCPTTICSCNAK; encoded by the exons ATGGGCAGATTTTCATCAAATGTATGTTTGGTTGTTACGATTCTCACAATCAGAAGTATATCAGAGGTGAAGGGTCACGGTATGCTCTGGGATCCACCAGGGAGGTCCACAGCGTGGCGGCGCGGGTATCCACTTCCGGTTGAAGACCGGAACTACAACGATAATGAACTCTTTTGCGGTGGCAGAATC GTTCAATGGAATCAAAATGGCGGGAAATGTGGTGTGTGTGGTGACAACTACGCTGATGTCATCAAGGATAACGAAAGCATAAACGGAAAATACGTCATAAACCGGAGCATAACCGGATATTACGTCAGAGGTCAGACGATTGAGGTCACTGTTAATCTGACAGCCAATCACAAGGGATGGTGGGAGTTTAA ATTATGTTCCCTCAAGAACTACGACACTGCTGTTACTCAAGATTGCTTGGACGAGCACATTCTCAACTTCTCCGATGTAGGGAAGACTCGTTTCTACCTGGCAGATAATGGATTCTTAGAATCGCAGAGTTACAAGGTGAAACTTGACCTGCCTGATGACGTCACGTGTGATAACTGTGTACTTCAGTGGAAATACTACACGG GCAACAGTTGGGGATGCAGCATTGGCCCTGATGGTGAAGTGCAGTGTTGTACTGGATGCGGAAGCGGACAGGAGACTTTCCAAAACTGCGCTGACATACAAATTTCCGGTTCCAATTCTCAGAGTACATCCGGTCCGACAGAGAAGACCACCAAGTCAGCCACATTGACGGCTCTTATCTCTGGATCCACCTCATGGGAATCAACAACTATTGACAGTACATATACAACGGCACCACCCCAAACTTCAACACCACTGACTGAGACTATAACAACATCAACATCGCCAACGTCGGCAGCTCCAATTACTACTAATTCACCAACATCAACAGGCGGTCCTTCATCAACATATGATCCAACAACCCAACCAAGCTACAATAAAATCTGTCAAGCTATTGGCGCTCATTCATCTCAGCCAGTAATTAACCAATGGTGCGCCACCAACTGCAACGCAACGCCATCTTTCTGCCCGCCCGCCATGTGCTTATGTGGAGAAGCTGCAGCTACAACAATGTCCCCGTCAGTTACACCAAGTATAACAAAGGGGTGCCAAGCAATTGGCTCTTACGCCTCCCAGGCCGGCATGGACCAATGGTGCACAGACAGCTGCAACGCCACGCCATCCAACTGTCCAACCACCATATGCTCATGCAATGCAAAATGA